Proteins encoded within one genomic window of Natator depressus isolate rNatDep1 chromosome 1, rNatDep2.hap1, whole genome shotgun sequence:
- the SYCE3 gene encoding synaptonemal complex central element protein 3 isoform X1, producing the protein MNREHLFLVSRSRPLVLISFPSVRGRRHVTRQEMAKSEPRERNYDNMVKMLEDLNRDLEKLLEEMEKLSVQATWMAYDMVVMRTNPDLANSMRRLEDAFLNCKEEMEKNWQEMLKETKGTEQKQE; encoded by the exons ATGAATCGGGAACATCTGTTTTTAGTTTCCCGCTCTCGCCCacttgttttaatttcttttcccTCAGTTCGAGGCCGCAGACACGTGACACGGCAGGAG ATGGCCAAATCTGAACCTCGGGAAAGAAACTATGACAACATGGTAAAAATGCTGGAGGACTTGAACAGGGACTTAGAAAAACTTCTGGAAGAAATGGAGAAACTATCAG TGCAGGCAACCTGGATGGCATATGATATGGTGGTTATGCGTACCAACCCAGACTTGGCCAACTCCATGAGGCGACTGGAAGATGCATTCCTAAACTGCAaagaagagatggaaaagaacTGGCAAGAGATGCTGAAGGAAACTAAAGGCActgaacaaaaacaggaataa
- the SYCE3 gene encoding synaptonemal complex central element protein 3 isoform X2: protein MAKSEPRERNYDNMVKMLEDLNRDLEKLLEEMEKLSVQATWMAYDMVVMRTNPDLANSMRRLEDAFLNCKEEMEKNWQEMLKETKGTEQKQE, encoded by the exons ATGGCCAAATCTGAACCTCGGGAAAGAAACTATGACAACATGGTAAAAATGCTGGAGGACTTGAACAGGGACTTAGAAAAACTTCTGGAAGAAATGGAGAAACTATCAG TGCAGGCAACCTGGATGGCATATGATATGGTGGTTATGCGTACCAACCCAGACTTGGCCAACTCCATGAGGCGACTGGAAGATGCATTCCTAAACTGCAaagaagagatggaaaagaacTGGCAAGAGATGCTGAAGGAAACTAAAGGCActgaacaaaaacaggaataa